The Haloplasma contractile SSD-17B DNA segment AGTATTCTTAATCATAAAAAAAACAAAGCCATTACAGACGGATTCAGTCTATAATGGCTTTGTTTTGTTTTTACTATAGAATCTTACTTACTTACCAGCATTACGTCCTGCTATTCTCCCAAACACAAGACATTCTATTACCGCACAACTTCCTAGACGGTTTGCACCATGGACTCCACCTACTACTTCTCCTGCTGCATATAAACCTTTGATTGGTTTTTTATCTTCATCGATCACTTGTGCATCACGATTGATACGCAGTCCACCCATCGTATAGTGAACTTTGGGCCAGAGTCTAACGCCGTAGTATGGAGGATGTTCAAGTTTGTCTGCATTGTCTGGTATCAATTTATCAAAGTCTTGGTCAACCTTACAATCAATACTCTGATTATAGCGTTTAATCGATTCAGTAAGTGTTTTGATCGGAATATCATAATAAGTAGCGAGTTCAGTTAGTGTGTCAAACTTCCGAACGATGTTTCTTTTTAAGCTTTTATTTAATTTCCAGCCTGAGTTCTTAATCGCTTGTTCATCTGCTATCCCTATACATGGGTGACCAGCTTTAAGTATTTCATCTGCAAGTTTTTTCCGATCAGCCATTTCATTCACGAAACGAGCGCCTGTTTCAGGGTCTACAATCATTCCATATTGAAACAGAATATATTCTGCAAATTCGTTTGATACACCATATCCTTTTTCATCAGGTGATGTCCAAGAACCAAGTTGAATATGGGGTAAGTAACAGTTACAGAAAACCTACCTAAATCTACTTAAACCTGTATATAAATGAGTAAGTTAGTTATCCATTATAATACTTGAGGTGTTTATAAAGTGAACTAATAGGAGTATCAATTT contains these protein-coding regions:
- a CDS encoding FAD-binding protein, with protein sequence MIVDPETGARFVNEMADRKKLADEILKAGHPCIGIADEQAIKNSGWKLNKSLKRNIVRKFDTLTELATYYDIPIKTLTESIKRYNQSIDCKVDQDFDKLIPDNADKLEHPPYYGVRLWPKVHYTMGGLRINRDAQVIDEDKKPIKGLYAAGEVVGGVHGANRLGSCAVIECLVFGRIAGRNAGK